The Streptomyces sp. NBC_00510 genomic interval TCTCTACGTGCCCTGGCGGGGGCGCGGTTCGCGGGCGCCGTTCACGGGCGCGGCTCGCGGGCACCGTCCGGGACGCGGGGTGCACGGTGCGCCCCGGACGTGATCCGGTATGTTCGGGTGCCATTGGCATGTCCCCGCTTAGGGCGATCGCGCGGTACCGGGTTCCGGGGACCGCGCGGGCCGCGCGGTGGGCGTGCCGGGATTGCAGTCAACGGGGATGGGACAAAGGGATGAGCACTCCCTTCGACGGTTCACAGGGCGGCGGAGCCACGCGTATGCGGCTGAACTCCGTTCCCGCGGATCCGGGAGGCGGCGGTACGTCCGCCGGAACGACGAAGGTCGACACCCAGCGCCTGGACGAGGCCGCCAACGCGCTGGTCGAACTGCGCGGTGACACCGAGAACGTCGACAACCAGGCCGACGAGGACACCCTCGGCGCCGTCACGGGACTCAACAAGCACACCGCTCCGGGTCCGCCCGAGGGGGGCTCCTGGGCCACCGCGGGCTCCCTGATGAGCATGGATGTCCGCTGGGGCGACCAGGTCCTCGACCTCAAGCGCATGCTGCAGGACATCAGCGACAAGCTCCACACCAGCACCGGCCACTACACCCGCGCCGAGCAGGAGGAACAGGCCCGCCAGGCCTCGATCCACACCCCCTTCGGCTAGGGGCCGCCTTCCGGCCCGGGACGCCCGGGACACGTGGCACGGCCGCAACGCAAACCCACACCCGTCCGCAGGGACGGACAGGAGCTGACGCACACATGGTGTCCATCCCCTACCTCGACAAGGCCGACCTCGGGCCGCTGTCCGACGCCGCCACCTCGTGGGGCGCGCTGCCCGCGAAGTACGAGGCCCTCCAGCGCGAGTTCGAGCAGCGTGTGATCAACCACCTCAAGGGCCACTGGGAGGGCGACGCCGCGACCGCGGCCTTCGCCACCATGGACAAGGCCCGCACGGAGTACGAGAACGCCGCCACCGAGGCCGGCCGCATCGCCAAGCTGCTCAAGGACGCCCACACCGAGTTCGCCGCGTACCAGAAGCAGCTCCGCACCCTGCTCGACGAAGCCCGGGCCGACAGCTTCCACGTCTCCGAGGACGGGGCGATCAAGGACGTCGACTCCCGCTGGGACAGCCCGACCGCCTCCGCCGCCCCGGGCTTCGCCACCGAGCGCAAGGACAAGCTGGACTCGCTCTCCTCACGCCTGACGCGCGTGCTCGAACTGGCCACCGCCGCCGACGAGGCCGCGAGCGCCGCCCTGGAGCGCGACGCCAACGGCGACAGCCGGTCGTTCAACACCAGCGTCTACACCAGCCTCGACGCCGTCGAGGCCGACCAGGCGGCCGCGCTGATGACGAAGAAGGGGCGGCTGTCCGACGCCGAACTCACCAAGCTCGACCTGCTGCTCTCGGCGAACAAGAACGACCCCGAGTTCTCCCGGCAGTTCGCGGTGAAGACCGGCGGCGAGAACATGCTCGCCAAGTACAACGAGATCGTCACCCCGCCCGCGGGGACGCACCTGTCCAAGAGCGAGCTCGCCCGGCTCAAGGACATCCAGAAGAACCTGGGCACCACCATCGGAACGGCCACCACCTCCGACGACCGCGCCGGCCACCCCGACCCGGCCGTCACCAAGTTCCAGGACGACCTGCTCGAGGCCGGCCGCCGCGATTTCAACGCCAACCCCACCGAGACCCCCTACGGCCTCAGCGGCTACCAGCTGACCAGCAGCCTGATGAGCCACGGGAAGTGGGACAAGGACTTCCTCCAGGCCTACGGCAACGACCTCATCACCGCCGAGGCGAACGGCGCCAACGGCGGCCAGAACCCCGACGCCTACTGGACCGGCAACATGACCCGTTCCCTGGGGCCGGCGAACATCGGCGCGCTCGACCCCATGACGGGCTTCATGGACGCCCTGGGCCACAACCCGGCGGCCTCCACCGAGTTCCTCTCCTCCGAGTCGGAGGTCAACGGCGAGAAGGTCGACCACCTCGACTACCTGATGAAGGACCGCCACTGGCCGGAAGGCGCGGGCTTCACCGGAGACTCGAAGAACCCCAGCGGCTACAACAACCTGGGGCACGCCCTGGAGTCGGCGACCACGGGGCACCCGTACGACACGAGCCCCTCGGCGGACACCCCGGCGCACAACACGGCCCAGGCCCGCCTCATGGAGGAGGTCGTCCACTCCGTCTCCCAGGACTCCGAGCTCGCCCACGACGGGATGCAGGACAGCCTCGGCCGGATGGCGGGCGAGTACATGCCGGACATCCACCAGTCCCTGACGAACGACCGCTCGGGGAACAGGGACCAGTTCTATCCGATCGGCGGCACCGCGGCGAACCTGAGCGAGCAGGACACCTCCCGCTTCCTCATGACCGTCGGAAAGGACCCGGACGGCTACGCGGCGATCAACCTCGCCGAGAGCGCGTACACCTCCAACCTCATCGACTACCACCTGCAGCACCCCGAAGCGTTCGACGGATCCACGGACACCGCGCTGCGGGAGATCGCCAGGTCCTCCGGCGAGGTCCAGGGGAGCATCGCGATCGGCAGGCGCGAGTCGGACATCGGCGACGCCGTGGAGGCCGACAAGGCCTACAACGACGCCATGGGGAGGGCCGGCAGCTACGCGTCCGGGATCGTGGGCACCGGCATCGGTGTCGGCACGTCCTTCATCGCCACACCCGCCGTCGGCGCGGGCGTCGGCGGCGTGGCGACCACCGTCACCGGGGACCTGATCAACCAGATCGTCAGCGGTTCCGAACGGGACACCATGGGCAACGCGGTGTACTCCAGCGGCACCGACTGGGAGGACGCGAAGTACTCCACCACCGCGGTCCTCCAGGACGCCTACCGGAACTCCGCGGAGGCCCAGGGACAGGGCCACGTCGCCGACTACCAGAACATCCTGGCCAACGAGGTCGAGGTGGGCTTCCACTCCGCCGACAGCAACCTGGACGGCTACGGGCAGGACAAGAGGGGAACCGGGCAGGGCTGACCGCCGGGGCCCGGAGCGGCCCGGCCACCACGAGGGACACCGCCGACACGATCGGCCCAGGTATCGCGGACAGGGATTACGGCACATGAAGTGGAACGACCGGATTTCGCTCCGGAAGAACGGCAGGCGCAAGCTGCTCGTCTCAGCGGTGACGCTCGTCGCCCTGGGCGCGGGATGCTACGGATTCCAGCTGCAGTATCCGGCCGCGAAGGCAGGCAGGGCGTGCGGTGGCATGCTGCCGGTCGATCCGGTGCTGGACCTCGCGGGGAAGTCGCGGATGAGCCTGCTCGGCGGGGGCTTCGAGGTCGGCAGCCGGCAGTTCGACGTGTCCGACGACGTGAAGGAGCCCGCGGGCCTCGCCGTGCGGTGCGACGTCGGTGGCGTCGAGATATCCGTCGAGACCACGGCGGGCGCCCTCAATGCCCTCGGCGTCTACACGTTCCAGGACGAGCAGGAGTCGCTCCCCGTGCCCTTGGACGCGGGCTGGCAGGGCTTCATGGTCACCAAGGACGCCGGAGCGACCGCGTCCGTACTGCTGAGCTGTGACAACTGGGAGCCCGAGCAGGGCGGTGGCCTGCTCGTCGCGGCCGAGTCCCCCCACGACATCGAGGTCACCGAGTCCGTGCGCCTCCAGCTCGCCCGCACCGTGACCGAGACGGCACGGAAGGCCGCGGAGACGACCGGGTGTGCGACGAAGCCGGGGGACGCGAAGAGGCTGACGGCCCCGGCGGCGTCCGCCACGACCGTACCGGCCGCCGAGGCCGAGGGAACCTGCAAGGGGCTGACCTCCGCCACCGAGGTACGCGAGACACCGGCGGAGGCAGCGCCGGTGGAGGAGTGCGTGCTCTCGGGGCACCTGCAGCTGGCCGCCGCGTACGGCCCCTTCAACGACAACTCCCAAGCCGTCATGAACGGCGCGTACGGGGGGCACGACAAGCCTTCGGGAGTCGACGGTACGTCGGTGTGGACCTCGGCCACCTGCCCGGGGGCCCTGGGCGTCGGCTACTTCCACGCGTCGCCGGTCGACGGGAGCGACCGGCACTTCACCTCGAAGCCGCTCACCGCCTCCGAGCGGGCCGATCTGCAGCGCTTCGCCGAGCAGTCGGCCGCCCGCCACGGGTGCGACAGCCCCGCGAAGCTCTCCTGACGGTCGCCGGGACCCGTTCGCGCTGCACGCGGTTCAGCGTCCGCCGGCCCGCCAGCGGGTGCGGACGGGGCCGGTGAGGCGGACGCCTCAGTCCGTGCGGGTCCCGTCCAAGCAGGGCGTCCCCTGGGGCGCGGCTGACGGGGTCGGTGGGCGCCGTCTCCGCATCCGTGTGCGGGTGGGGCGCCGCCGCCGGCGGTTCGGCGCCCGCTTCCTGATGCCCGCCCGACCCGCCCGGCCGATGCGCTCCGCCCCGGCTACTGGTTCGACCACTGCCCCGGGCCCTGCGGCTGCTGCTGGTACGGATTGCCGCCCTGGCCCGGGTACTGCTGCTGGTGCGGCGGCTGCCCGTACTGCTGCCGGCCGTTGCCACCCCAGCCGTTGGGCGTCCCCGGCCCGCCGGGCCCTCCCGGGCCGCCACCGTTGTTGCCCTTGTTGCGGCGCGCCAGCTTCACGATCAGGAAGACGACGAGCGCGAGCACCAGCAGACCCACCACGCCGATCACGCTGAACGCGATGACCTGCTTGCGGTCGGCGGCCGCCTGCTCGTCGTCGCTCATGCCGCCGCCGATGGCGTTGGGGGCGGAGGCGGAGGGGTCGTCCGTGGCGCCCTGGCCGTCACCGCTCTGTCCGGCCTGCAGCGACTCCGGCACCTCGAGGGGGCCGAACTCGGGCCCCGCGGGGATGTCCTGGGTCAGGGCTGCGAGGGGCTGGATGAAGCCGTAGCCGTAGTGCTTGTCCGGGAGGGACAGGCCCTTTGCGGACGGGGGCAGGCCGGCGGTCTTGGTCAGCCGGTTGACGATCTGCCCCGCGGTCAGGTCCGGGAACTTGGCCCGGAGCAACGCCGCCGCGGCGGAGACGAAGGCCGTCGAGTCGGACGTGCCCGTACCCGATCGGTACGTGGTGTCGGACTTTCCACCGGCCGACACGATGAACGTGGCAGGCGCAGAGACGAGGATCTTCTCGCTGTAGTTCGAGTTCTCCCAGATCTCGGCGTTGTTCTTGACCCCGCCGACGGCCACGACCCCTGGATAGCCGGCCGGGTAGCCCGCCGGACCGCCGTCGTTGCCGGCGCCGACGACGATGAGGACGTCCTTCTGCAGCGCGTAGGCGATCGCCTTGGTCTCCGCCTCCTCGGCGATGGGACCGGCGAACTCCTGCGAGATGTTGATCACCGAGGCGCCATGGTCCACGGCGTAGCGGATCGAGGAGGCGAAGCCGTCGCCTTGGCGGCCGTCGTCCCTGATGTCCAGGATCTTGGCCTTCGGGGCGAGTCCCATCACGCCGTCGGCCCCGCCGGCGCCGTGGCCGTGAGCGGCGATGATCGAGGCCATGCCGGTTCCGTGATCATCGTTGGGGTCCTGGTCCGACATCCCCCCGTCAACGAAGTCCTTGCCCTTGATCACGTTGCCCTTGAGGTCCACGTGGTCGGCGTTCACCCCGGCGTCGATGACCGCGACGGTGACTCCCTTGCCCTGCGAGACCTTCCAGATCGACTGCGCGTCGAAGGCCTCCAGTGGCCACTGGTCCTGCCGGGTCTGGTCCGCCGAGGCCGGCGACGCAGACGCGAAGATCAGTGCACTCACGAGAGCTGCGCCGGCTGCTGTGCGCAGCGTCCGTGCGAAGGGCATCTCCAGTCCTCTCTCAGGGCAGTGTGGGGGTGCGACACTCCGTCGTGCCGCACCCCCACACTTTCTACATGCTGACGGGCACCGACTGACTACTCGATGACCCGGGGAGCGTTGTTGCGCTCGGGTGTCCAGGTCTCCTCGTCCTCGACCAGGTAGTCGGGACGCTCGCCATCGCGCCGCTCTTCCTCTTCCGTCCGATCGGTCTGGCCGCGGCCCATCATGCGGTTCGCGCCCTTGCCGACGTTGCCGCCGCTGCCGGCTCCCGCCGCGCCGCGGCTCCTGTGCAGGCCCGAGCCGCCCGGCGTACCGCGGGTGCCCGAACCGGTGCCCTTGGCGGCACCGACGACGCCGCCGCCACGTCGGGCGAGGCTGCCGCCCCGCCCGGCAGTCGCGCCACCCCTGCCGCCTGCACCCGCGCCCGCGCCACCGGCGCCGGGCATACCGCCGCGGCCCGCAGCGCCACCGCGACCGGCACCACCTGCACCTGCACCGCCCGCCGTGCCGCCACGTCCACCGAGGCCGCCCAGGGCGCCGGGGACACCCGCGCCGGCTCCGGCACCGGCCGAGCCACCGGCGCCCACACCACCGGCACCGCCGACCCCGCCACCGACACCCGCGGTCCCGCCGCCGTACCCGCCGGTTCCGGCCGTGCCTCCGGCGATGCCGTCGATCGCGGTACCCACCTGCGGCTTGGTGCTGGCCACCGGCTTCTGTACACCGCCGGAGATGCCGGATTCACGGGGCGACTTCACCTCGCGCGACGGCGTGAGGGTGCCCGTGGTGCCCCCGGTCCTACCGCGGCCGGTGTCGCTGGGTCGGGGGCTGCCGACCTCGGAGGGGATCGGCATGGGAACGGGCGCGACACCACCCGGGTCACCGGGGTAGTCGTCGCGGTCGTCGACGCCGCCGCCCGGCGGCGGCTTCCTCGTCCACGTCCCCATCGTCTTGGACTGCGCGTTGTAGCCCGCGCCGAGTTGCTCCATCTTCACAGCCATCTCGAGCTGTGCTTCCTTGCCCGCCGACAGCGAGCCGCGGTTCTTGTCGAGCGCGGACTGCGTGCCCATCCCGTTGCCGAGGTCGGAGTGAAGCTGCGCGTCGCTGCGGTCGAACCCGTCGCCGAGGGCGTCCCCGAAGCTGGACAGGGTGCCCGGCTTCTCCATCGCGTCGACCTGCGGCTTGATCGTCTTCAGGATCGA includes:
- a CDS encoding S8 family serine peptidase, translated to MPFARTLRTAAGAALVSALIFASASPASADQTRQDQWPLEAFDAQSIWKVSQGKGVTVAVIDAGVNADHVDLKGNVIKGKDFVDGGMSDQDPNDDHGTGMASIIAAHGHGAGGADGVMGLAPKAKILDIRDDGRQGDGFASSIRYAVDHGASVINISQEFAGPIAEEAETKAIAYALQKDVLIVVGAGNDGGPAGYPAGYPGVVAVGGVKNNAEIWENSNYSEKILVSAPATFIVSAGGKSDTTYRSGTGTSDSTAFVSAAAALLRAKFPDLTAGQIVNRLTKTAGLPPSAKGLSLPDKHYGYGFIQPLAALTQDIPAGPEFGPLEVPESLQAGQSGDGQGATDDPSASAPNAIGGGMSDDEQAAADRKQVIAFSVIGVVGLLVLALVVFLIVKLARRNKGNNGGGPGGPGGPGTPNGWGGNGRQQYGQPPHQQQYPGQGGNPYQQQPQGPGQWSNQ